A single genomic interval of Pan paniscus chromosome 18, NHGRI_mPanPan1-v2.0_pri, whole genome shotgun sequence harbors:
- the SLC5A2 gene encoding sodium/glucose cotransporter 2, with the protein MIRETWLVNLQPETRLRNVLRWLMRSKAVPQTQVSPASVSQSMCRTNRGTVGGYFLAGRSMVWWPVGASLFASNIGSGHFVGLAGTGAASGLAVAGFEWNALFVVLLLGWLFAPVYLTAGVITMPQYLRKRFGGRRIRLYLSVLSLFLYIFTKISVDMFSGAVFIQQALGWNIYASVIALLGITMIYTVTGGLAALMYTDTVQTFVILGGACILMGYAFHEVGGYSGLFDKYLGAATSLTVSEDPAVGNISSFCYRPRPDSYHLLRHPVTGDLPWPALLLGLTIVSGWYWCSDQVIVQRCLAGKSLTHIKAGCILCGYLKLTPMFLMVMPGMISRILYPDEVACVVPEVCRRVCGTEVGCSNIAYPRLVVKLMPNGLRGLMLAVMLAALMSSLASIFNSSSTLFTMDIYTRLRPRAGDRELLLVGRLWVVFIVVVSVAWLPVVQAAQGGQLFDYIQAVSSYLAPPVSAVFVLALFVPRVNEQGAFWGLIGGLLMGLARLIPEFSFGSGSCVQPSACPAFLCGVHYLYFAIVLFFCSGLLTLTVSLCTAPIPRKHLHRLVFSLRHSKEEREDLDADEQQGSSFPVQNGCPESAMETNEPQALAPSLFRQCLLWFCGMSRGGVGSPPPLTQEEAAAAARRLEDISEDPSWARVVNLNALLMMAVAVFLWGFYA; encoded by the exons ATGATCAGGGAAACTTGGCTCGTTAATCTTCAGCCAGAAACAAGGCTGAGGAATGTGTTGAGGTGGCTGATGAGGTCCAAGGCTGTGCCCCAAACCCAGGTCTCccccgcctctgtctcccagtccaTGTGCAGAACCAACAGAGGCACTGTGGGCGGCTACTTCCTGGCAGGACGCAGCATGGTGTGGTGGCCG GTTGGGGCCTCTCTCTTCGCCAGCAACATCGGCAGTGGCCACTTTGTGGGCCTGGCAGGGACTGGCGCTGCAAGTGGCTTGGCTGTTgctggattcgagtggaat GCGCTCTTCGTGGTGCTGCTACTGGGCTGGCTGTTTGCACCCGTGTACCTGACAGCGGGGGTCATCACGATGCCACAGTATCTGCGCAAGCGCTTCGGCGGCCGCCGCATCCGCCTCTACCTGTCTGTGCTCTCCCTTTTCCTGTACATCTTCACCAAGATCTCA GTGGACATGTTCTCCGGAGCTGTATTCATCCAGCAGGCTCTGGGCTGGAACATCTATGCCTCCGTCATCGCGCTTCTGGGCATCACCATGATTTACACGGTGACAG GAGGGCTGGCCGCGCTGATGTACACGGACACGGTACAGACCTTCGTCATTCTAGGGGGCGCCTGCATCCTCATGGGTTACG CCTTCCACGAGGTGGGCGGGTATTCGGGTCTCTTCGACAAATACCTGGGAGCAGCGACTTCGCTGACGGTGTCCGAGGATCCAGCCGTGGGAAACATCTCCAGCTTCTGCTATCGACCCCGGCCCGACTCCTACCACCTGCTCCGGCACCCCGTGACCGGGGATCTGCCGTGGCCCGCGCTGCTCCTCGGACTCACAATCGTCTCGGGCTGGTACTGGTGCAGCGACCAG GTCATCGTGCAGCGCTGCCTGGCCGGGAAGAGCCTGACCCACATCAAGGCGGGCTGCATCCTGTGTGGGTACCTGAAGCTGACGCCCATGTTTCTCATGGTCATGCCAGGCATGATCAGCCGCATTCTGTACCCAG ACGAGGTGGCATGCGTGGTGCCTGAGGTGTGCAGGCGCGTGTGCGGCACGGAGGTGGGCTGCTCCAACATCGCCTACCCGCGGCTCGTCGTGAAGCTCATGCCCAACG GTCTGCGCGGACTCATGCTGGCGGTCATGCTGGCCGCGCTCATGTCCTCGCTGGCCTCCATCTTCAACAGCAGCAGCACGCTCTTCACCATGGACATCTACACGCGCCTGCGGCCACGCGCCGGCGACCGCGAGCTGCTGCTGGTGGGACG GCTCTGGGTGGTGTTCATCGTGGTAGTGTCGGTGGCCTGGCTTCCCGTGGTGCAGGCGGCACAGGGCGGGCAGCTCTTCGATTACATCCAGGCAGTCTCTAGCTACCTGGCACCGCCCGTGTCCGCCGTCTTCGTGCTGGCGCTCTTCGTGCCGCGCGTTAATGAGCAG GGCGCCTTCTGGGGACTCATCGGGGGCCTGCTGATGGGCCTGGCACGCCTGATTCCCGAGTTCTCCTTCGGCTCGGGCAGCTGTGTGCAGCCCTCGGCGTGCCCAGCTTTCCTCTGCGGCGTGCACTACCTCTACTTCGCCATTGTGCTGTTCTTCTGCTCTGGCCTCCTCACCCTCACGGTCTCCCTGTGCACCGCGCCCATCCCCCGAAAGCAC CTCCACCGCCTGGTCTTCAGTCTCCGGCACAGCAAGGAGGAACGGGAGGACCTGGATGCTGATGAGCAGCAAGGCTCCTCATTCCCTGTACAGAATGGGTGCCCAGAGAGTGCCATGGAGACGAATG AGCCCCAGGCCCTGGCACCAAGCCTCTTCCGCCAGTGCCTGCTCTGGTTTTGTGGAATGAGCAGAGGTGGGGTGGGCAGTCCTCCGCCCCTTACCCAGGAGGAGGCAGCGGCAGCAGCCAGGCGGCTGGAGGACATCAGCGAGGACCCGAGCTGGGCCCGTGTGGTCAACCTCAATGCCCTGCTCATGATGGCAGTGGCCGTGTTCCTCTGGGGCTTCTATGCCTAA